From the genome of Loxodonta africana isolate mLoxAfr1 chromosome 4, mLoxAfr1.hap2, whole genome shotgun sequence:
TCTTTAGTTCCTGAATCTGTtccacagggctccttccagaGCTTGGGCCAGGGAGGCTGCATAACTGGGCATATTCACTTTCAGGATCTAATCTTGATAACACTGTCCTCTGTCCCACAATACCCCTGAGCCTTGGATGGATTGACTTTTTTCTCTGTGGCTTTCCCTCCTCCACTGCACTTGGGTCCCCTGAGTCTGCTTTGTGTCCCTGCTTTGGCTCAGTCCCCTGCGCTTTCACTTCAGCACTATAGTCCCCTCCTTGAAGCACCGGCTGCAGCGAAATGTGGCAGCTCTAGCCTGGAAGCCCCTCAGTGCCTCTGTCTTGGCTGTGGCCTGCCAGAGCTGCATTCTCATCTGGACCCTGGATCCTACCTCCTTATCTACACGGTGAGTGCTTACAGCCTCTTTGTTACCTTGGCCTAAGGGTTGCAGCAATGTTAGGGGTGGTGGGTGGTAAGGAGGTCTGGAAGATGATCCTTGTCACTATAGAACTTCCAGTGCTATAGGAAAAGCAGACCTAAGATCAGGGTGGAAATGCCAAAATTGCTTTAATTTAGAGAAGGAATAGAACCAAGGGCTTCTGGGATTGTGAGGCGAGTGTATCTGTGGGGATCATGGAGTGGAAAGACTGTCTCTTCCACAGGACTGTGAGATGCAGGTGTAAAGGAAGGGGGGGAGGGAACGAAGATGGGTATCAGCTGAAACCAGTGAAAATCTCCACTAGAACTaagtaaatataaaaccaaaaactggttctttaaattatgaataaagaagaaaaccttTTGGCCAGCTTAtttaaggagaaagagaaagccaaAGTATGTTATTTTCAGAATGGGAAAGATAACCACAGATACGGAATAAGAGAGAAAAATTGTAAAAGAATATTATATACAATTTTAggccaacaaattaaaaaatctaaAGGAAATGTTTGCTTTTCTAGCAAAGTATAAATTACCACTTTGAACTCTCGAAATTGAAAAAGATGAGCTCTGCCACTAAAAAAGATGCCAGGCAGGGATTATTTTACAAGACAGTTGTAGCTCATTGTCAGAAAATAGATGGTCTCTGTTATTCGAACTATTGCAGAtcatagaaaaatttggaaagcCTCCCAATTTatttaccttttctttttaataaactttttattttggaataattttagacttTTAAAAAAGTTGCAAAGGTAGTACAGAGTTTTACTGTACTCCTAATCCAGTTTCTCCACCCATAGCATCAtattgcatttgtcaaaactaaggaACTGACATttgtacattattattaactaaaccagaaaccctggtagcgtagcggttaagagctatagctactaatcaaaagatcggcagtttgaatccaccagctgctccttggaaactgtgtggggcagttctactctgtcctatagagtcactatgaattggaatcgactcagtgccaacaggtttggttgtttggttttttagtaactaaactacagactttatttggatttcacgAGTTTTTTCATTAACATCCTCTTTCGGTTTCAGAATCCATTCtgatttattttgttgagaatatacacaacagaacgtataccaattcagcaatttctacatgtgaaaTTCAGTGAcgttcattacattcttcaagttgtataaccacTCTCACCCTCTTTTTTCAGAGTGTTCTCCAACATTAACATAAGctaactgccccctaagttttctaatttttcaagttgctgttgtcaatttgattctttgTAATCCCgatttatttttataaagctaATATTATCCTAATACCTAAAGGCGCAGTATAAGATAGATAAAAAATCCTAAATAAGATATTAGTAAATGGAGTCCAAaagcatgtttaaaaaaaaaaaagatatcttaACCAAGTAGGTTTTTCCGGAAATTAAAGACTATCATTAGGAGATTCTATTAATATGATTTATATTACATTAGCAAATTAAAGGAGGAAAaccttatatcaataaatgaccCTCTCAAAAAGCAGACATTCCAGTTGAAAACATAAGGTAAAAAGTAAAATAGGGATAGAAAGAGACAACCTAAACCTAAGAGTATTTACCAAAATCAGTAGCTAGCATATTAAATAGTGAAATATGAAAcactaaaggtatttccaatAAAGTCAAGATAAAAACATTCCATTACCATCGTTTTTAACCAATGTTATTTTTCAAGGATCTAGTGAGTACAGTTaagacaagaaaatgaaacaaaattttgaaaaaagaaaattattcttATTTGAATATAATATGCTTTCATACTTAGATACAACAGACAACTAAAAAAACTTTAACAAGAAATTTAATAAGGAAACAGGATATAAGAAATCTAAAATTAATAGTTTCCTTTATACTagctggaaacccaggtggcatagtggttgagagttacagctgctaaccaaaaggttggcagttcgaatccaccaggtactccttggaaacggtatggggcagttgtactctgtcccacagggtcgctgtgtgttgaaattgactcgacagcagtgggtttggttttgggtggtttTATACTAATACTAATCAGTTGGgaaattgaaatgaaaaaaatactcTGTTTACAATAGGTACAACAATTTTTAAATTACTAGGAATAAATGATTTATTGGACATATGAAGAAAGTTATTGAATATTAAACAAGAGctgaataaatggagagacatgcTATATTCCTGGATAAGAAAATCTAATCATCAAGATGTAAAGTTATATGTACTTCCAATCAGAATtcaactgggtttttgtttttgtagactGGACAAAATGAtacttagttttttaaaaaataatttattttctttttgttgttgagaatatacacatcaaaacatacaccaattcaacagtttctccatGTATAATTCACGTTCTTCGTGTTGctgaaccattctcaccctccttttctgaattgttcctcccccattaacataaactcactgccccctgtgattcctatgtaatcttttgggttgctgttgtcaatttgatcccatatagatagatcttagaagagcataatgctcattACTaattactagttaagctaaactattatttggttttatgaagagttcaggggatatttttggtttaaggtttaaagattatctcgggaCAGTAGTTCTGgggctcatccagcctccatggctccagaaagtctagattccatgtGCTGATATTTAGTTgttatgaaagaataaatgtggAAGAACTACCAAGAAAATTATGAAAAGGAAGAATAGTGAGGGGAGACTTGCCCTACTAGtagtaaaatattttacaaagCTACCATAATAGAAAGTTATTGGCACAAGAATAGACAAACAGATGTGACAGAATAACATCCCCTGAcagacttaaggagccctggtggtgcagtgattgagtgcttggctgctagcgaaaggtaggcagtttgaacccaccagacactctgcaggagaaagatttagcagtctgcttccgtaaagatttatgaccttggaaaccctatgtggcagttctgctctcctacagggtcactgtgagttggaattgacacaacagcagtgggttttctttgaacagtcttaaaggagccctggtagcacagtagttaaaccctcacctgctaactgaaaggtcagcggtttgaacccaccagccgctctgcaggagaaagatgtggcggtctgtttccgtaaagattacagccttggaaactgtatgggatagttctattctgtcctacagggttagtatgagtcagaatcaacttggtggcacatGACAGCAACAGACTTGAGacctaaaaatatatagaaatttaTGTGATGATAAATCTGGCTTTTCTGTGCAATAAAaaagtttagattttttttaatggtgttgaGAAAATTGGctatccatttaaaaaaataataaagttaggCCCCTGCTTTACACTTTATATACAAATGAATTCCAAGTAGACAAAAGAACTAAATGTGAAAataagtaaggaaaaaaataagtaaaaacaccagaagaaaatatagaagaatatttctCATCTATTCAGAatgattgtattttttaaattaagaggTTTGTTAATACCCAGTACTGGCAAGAGTAGGAAAACAGATAATGTTATACATAGTTGATACAAactttttagaaaataatttgttggcatacttattttttaaaagtccatTTGTGGAGGCATGATAGAGTGAAGTATAGTTCATCTATTCAGTGGAATATAGTCAAGCCATTGAAAAGAATGAGCTGTAGCTCCATGAACTAACCTGAAAAGATACCTGTGATCTCTCGTAAAGTTGAAAAGGATAAGTTGTAGATCAGTGCCATGATAGCTCATTGAGGCTAAAAGTGGTTATAGTTAGGTGGAAAAGGAAGAGGGTGGCATTCATTCAGGTAGTAGCTTGGACctgtcaggaaaagtgtgtgacTCTGGAAATGCAAAGCTAAATAGTCAGCTGGTGCCCTCAGGTAGTTCCCAGCCCAGTGATGTGGGTGGGCCACATGTAGCATCCTTATGACAGAGGCAGAAGACCCTGGGAACACAGAAGAGGGAGACTAATTCTGACAAAGAAAGGCAGGTTTTGGAGCACAGGATGTTTTCTGAGGAGTGGCAGATAATCCAGAAAGAGAAGAGGTTGGAACCTTGAGGTAACATCATAGGCAATCCCAAGAGCCCCAGGCTAAATGGTCCTATGGGGAGAGGTCTCTTGCCTAGGACAAGGCATGACATCTCAACTCAGCACTAGAAAGTGCTTTACTGGTCAGAGATCTTTATTTTCCCCGAGGCCTTCTTGCTGGAGTGAAAACTAATCCTCTTTCACACCAGCCTCAGACATGCAGCTTGCCCATTCTTTGTAGACCTGGTGGTGACtttgttctcccccctccccttttttttccatgatccttACTCCTTTTCCTCAAACTGAATTTGAGCTCAGAGTGGCCATTGGGATTGGGAGGTTTTATTAGAAGGAgtcaaggaaaagaatcacagggCTTTCTTTTCGTCTGCTTCTGATTCCACACCCTTTGTTTCCCTGGCAGACCCTCTTCTGGTTGTGCCCAAGTGCTCTCTCACCCTGGGCACACACCTGTCACCAGCTTGGCCTGGGCCCCCAGCGGGGGCCGGCTGCTCTCAGCTTCACCTGTGGATGCTGCTGTCCTCGTGAGTTGGTCCCCATACCTCTTATGGTCATTTCAGTCACCCCTCAGTCTTGAGGAAAGAATGTTTTTTGCctggtgatggaaaataccactggggaaggagagggataatTTTCCATTTAGTCCTAAACTTACCCAGTGAAGGAGCTTCTACCATGCAGACTCCTCAGATTTAAAATTTGCATGCTATAATTGGAAGCATAAACCAATTTCATCCTGTTTTAACACCCCTTTTCTACTTCCTCCCCTTTCTGGTTCTTCGTGCCTAGAAAGAGCAGCCCATTGTCAACAAGAGATGATAGGGATGCTTGAGCTTCCGTGGCCTCACTCTCCTGCCCTCACTCTCCTAGGTGTGGGATGTCTCAACAGAGACCTGTGTTCCCCTTCCCTGGTTCCGAGGAGGTGGGGTTACCAACCTGCTCTGGTCCCCAGATGGCAGCAAGGTCCTGGCTACCACCCCGTCAGCTGTCTTTCGGTGAGTGGAAGGGCAGAAGGAGGGCAAGAAAAGGAATGCAGGCAGAACCTTCTGtccctgttttcattttttgcccTGACCCTGGGACTGACAGAGTGAGGTAGGTCTAAATTTTGGAACCGAGAGGCCCTAAGCTGTGACCTGCCTCTCTCTGGCTCAGAGTCTGGGAGGCCCAGATGTGGACCTGTGAGAGGTGGCCTACGCTGTCGGGGCGCTGTCAGGTAAGAGGGAATTATGATTCACAGAAACTGCGGAGCAAGTGGTGATTCCAATGGGCCCCTGGTCCCTCAAGCCTGGCCCCCTACCTCCTCTGCTTCTTTTCCTCTGAGATTCCCCTGTAGACTCCTTCCCCTGCCTTTGCTCCTGTACCTCAGACTGGCTGCTGGAGCCCAGATGGAAGCCGACTGCTGTTCACTGTATTGGGAGAACCACTGATTTACTCCTTGTCATTTCCAGAACGTTGTGGTGAGTTACTGGCAACATTTCAGGATGCACAGTATCTGGGGTGGTCAGAGGGAGGCAGGAACCATCTGCAAAATGCTATACTGAGAGATAAAGAGAAGTATAGAAGCTTAGGGTACTTCAGAGGTGTTGATGCCTGTGATAGGGAGGTGGAGGGGGGCCAGTGAGAAGCTCCTGTTTCCTGTACTTAAGAGCCCCTGCTCTGCTCCACAGGTGAGGGAAAGGGGTGTGTTGGAGGTGCGAAGTCAGCAACAATTGTGGCAGATCTGTCTGAGACAACAGTACAGACACCAGATGGAGAGAGGAGGTGAGCTGGGTGGGTGAGGTGGGCCAGTGTTAAGGGAGATGGGAGGAACCATGCTGAGCCCCCCCAACCTACTGCTCTGGCCCATAGACTTGGGGGAGAGGCACACTCCATGGTCTGGGACCCCAGCGGGGAGCGTCTGGCTGTGCTCATGAAAGGTAAGAGCTGGCGAGGAAGGGAGATGCTTAGTCCACAGCCATCTTTCCCATTGATCGTGTCTATATCCTGGCCTGCAGTtctctgctgcccctgccctgggaTTCTGCCTCCAGAGTTCCTCCTAATCCCTTGACCTGTTTCTTGTAGGAAATCCACGGGTACAGGGTGGTAAACCAGTCATCCTCCTTTTTCGCACTCGTAACAGCCCTGTGTTTGAGCTACTTCCCTGGTAAGTGCCGGGCAGGCCATTAGAGGTCTGGGTATGTCACCAGCCTTTCCACCACGAGCCCACATTCTACTGCCCCTCTTCTGCCTCTACTTGGCCTGCTcacctttcctcctccttcctctagTGGCATTATCCAGGGGGAGCCAGGAGCTCATGCCCAGCATATCACTTTCCATCCTTCCTTCAACAAAGGGGCCCTGCTCAGCGTGGTGAGTAGGCCAGGCTGCTGGGACACTTGGGGTGGGGTAGAGCAGCTCAGAGCTTGGGCTGCTGTGGCTCTGCCACGTGACCTGCCTCGAGCCCCAGGCTCtgactggcttttctttcttctcttcagtGCTGGTCCACCGGCCGAATTGCCCACATCCCTCTGTACTTTGTCAATGCACAGTTTCCACGGTTTAGCCCAGTGCTTGGCTGGTCCCGGGATCCCCCAGTTGGGGGCGGAGGCTCTATTCATGACCTGCCCCTCTTTACCGAGACATCTCCAACCTCTGCCCCTTGGGACTCTCTCCCAGGGCCACTGCCTGCTCCGTCCCACTCccacccctaataaactttcatTGTTTTTCATTCAATTACCAGACCTCTGTGTTTTCAGGGAGTTGGCAGTGGCTATTTTTTTATGTTAGTTGCCGTCAGCttcgactcatggagactccgtATGTGCagagtactgctccatagggttttcgaggttgTGACtttcagaagctgactgccagacctgtctcccaaggtgcctctgggtgggtttgaacaaggCTTCCACTCATAGTTGAGTTCTTAATCATTTGGGCTACC
Proteins encoded in this window:
- the AAAS gene encoding aladin isoform X1; the encoded protein is MCSLGLFPPPPSRGQVTLYEHNNELVTGNSYESPPPDFRGQWINLPVLHLAKDPLKTPGRLDHGTRTAFIHHRERVWKRCINSWRDVGLFGVLNEIANSEEEVFEWVKMASSWALALYRWASSLHGSLFPHLSLRSEDLIAEFAQVTNWNHCCLRVFAWHPHTNKFAVALLDDSIRVYNANSTIVPSLKHRLQRNVAALAWKPLSASVLAVACQSCILIWTLDPTSLSTRPSSGCAQVLSHPGHTPVTSLAWAPSGGRLLSASPVDAAVLVWDVSTETCVPLPWFRGGGVTNLLWSPDGSKVLATTPSAVFRVWEAQMWTCERWPTLSGRCQTGCWSPDGSRLLFTVLGEPLIYSLSFPERCGEGKGCVGGAKSATIVADLSETTVQTPDGERRLGGEAHSMVWDPSGERLAVLMKGNPRVQGGKPVILLFRTRNSPVFELLPCGIIQGEPGAHAQHITFHPSFNKGALLSVCWSTGRIAHIPLYFVNAQFPRFSPVLGWSRDPPVGGGGSIHDLPLFTETSPTSAPWDSLPGPLPAPSHSHP
- the AAAS gene encoding aladin isoform X2 produces the protein MCSLGLFPPPPSRGQVTLYEHNNELVTGNSYESPPPDFRGQWINLPVLHLAKDPLKTPGRLDHGTRTAFIHHRERVWKRCINSWRDVGLFGVLNEIANSEEEVFEWVKMASSWALALYRWASSLHGSLFPHLSLRSEDLIAEFAQVTNWNHCCLRVFAWHPHTNKFAVALLDDSIRVYNANSTIVPSLKHRLQRNVAALAWKPLSASVLAVACQSCILIWTLDPTSLSTRPSSGCAQVLSHPGHTPVTSLAWAPSGGRLLSASPVDAAVLVWDVSTETCVPLPWFRGGGVTNLLWSPDGSKVLATTPSAVFRVWEAQMWTCERWPTLSGRCQTGCWSPDGSRLLFTVLGEPLIYSLSFPERCGEGKGCVGGAKSATIVADLSETTVQTPDGERRLGGEAHSMVWDPSGERLAVLMKGNPRVQGGKPVILLFRTRNSPVFELLPCGIIQGEPGAHAQHITFHPSFNKGALLSVQETAALLAGDTGGT